A single region of the Bacillota bacterium genome encodes:
- a CDS encoding SpoIID/LytB domain-containing protein, with protein sequence MELSRPARVALVFVALVSLAAQAVLEAPSYRRPFGGEPAVTIYRHGSGERLVLPMEKYVEGVVAAEMDPRWPVEALAAQAVIARTFAVERLTRGGVRRVHGTDVCDDPGHFQAYNPEAITPAVRCAVSRTRGLVLTYRGELAQAFYHAHSGGYTATPQEGVDFRGDAPYLQARSDPYSGDGMRWKAWVTAEEVRAAARRMGVRLGQVTPVRVAARGPSGRAVTLHFGGREVPAARFRLEVDGGMRIKSTLIDSIEVSGGRIAIMGRGFGHGVGLSQFGALGMAQAGHGFKSILAFYYPGTVLERRWR encoded by the coding sequence ATGGAACTGTCTCGTCCGGCCAGGGTGGCCCTCGTGTTTGTTGCCCTGGTCTCCCTTGCCGCCCAGGCGGTTCTGGAGGCGCCGTCGTACCGCCGTCCCTTCGGGGGAGAACCGGCCGTAACCATTTACCGGCATGGGTCCGGGGAACGGCTCGTCCTCCCCATGGAGAAATACGTGGAGGGGGTGGTGGCGGCGGAGATGGATCCCCGCTGGCCGGTGGAAGCCTTGGCTGCTCAGGCCGTCATCGCCCGGACCTTCGCGGTCGAGCGGCTGACCCGGGGCGGGGTACGGCGGGTGCACGGTACCGATGTGTGTGATGACCCCGGTCACTTCCAGGCTTACAACCCCGAGGCCATAACGCCGGCGGTGAGATGTGCCGTGTCGCGCACCCGCGGGCTGGTGCTCACATACAGGGGGGAGCTGGCCCAGGCGTTCTACCACGCCCATTCCGGCGGGTATACGGCTACGCCCCAGGAGGGTGTGGACTTCCGCGGAGATGCTCCCTACCTGCAGGCACGGTCCGATCCCTACAGTGGTGACGGCATGCGCTGGAAGGCGTGGGTGACCGCCGAAGAAGTGCGTGCTGCGGCCCGGCGCATGGGGGTTAGGTTGGGGCAGGTGACACCTGTGCGGGTGGCGGCACGGGGACCCTCCGGGCGGGCGGTGACGCTGCACTTCGGGGGCAGGGAGGTTCCCGCCGCCCGGTTCCGCCTGGAAGTGGACGGCGGCATGCGCATCAAGTCCACCCTTATTGACAGCATTGAGGTTTCCGGTGGCCGGATCGCGATTATGGGGCGGGGGTTCGGCCACGGGGTGGGGCTCTCGCAGTTCGGGGCACTGGGTATGGCCCAGGCCGGTCACGGCTTCAAAAGCATTCTGGCCTTTTACTATCCGGGGACGGTGCTCGAGCGCAGGTGGCGCTGA
- the yabP gene encoding sporulation protein YabP has translation MDDKNLEGLGEHVISIVNREKLEVRGVSRVESFDEEEIVLETELGMLTIRGQDLHIQNVDVEQGQFAVEGLINALQYAAVPRVRGVRGKGRSSLWERILR, from the coding sequence ATGGACGACAAGAACCTGGAAGGACTGGGTGAGCATGTGATCTCCATAGTGAACCGGGAGAAGCTGGAGGTGCGCGGCGTGTCCCGGGTCGAGTCATTCGACGAGGAAGAGATCGTCCTGGAAACCGAATTGGGAATGCTCACCATTAGGGGCCAGGACCTGCACATCCAGAACGTGGACGTGGAGCAGGGGCAGTTTGCGGTGGAGGGATTGATCAACGCATTGCAGTATGCCGCCGTCCCGCGGGTACGGGGCGTCCGGGGCAAGGGTCGCAGCAGCCTGTGGGAACGCATTCTGCGGTAG